One genomic region from Jilunia laotingensis encodes:
- a CDS encoding putative signal transducing protein encodes MWRSIACVCGFIQAGILQGALKNQGIESFLKNEVVSCVFANSPGFQIEVYVFKSDYERAKGILIKGFPDLVKE; translated from the coding sequence TTGTGGCGGAGCATTGCCTGTGTTTGCGGTTTCATTCAAGCAGGTATTTTGCAGGGTGCTTTGAAGAATCAAGGAATAGAATCTTTTTTAAAGAATGAAGTGGTTTCTTGTGTGTTTGCCAACTCCCCAGGTTTTCAGATTGAGGTATACGTTTTCAAATCAGATTATGAAAGAGCGAAAGGAATACTAATCAAGGGATTTCCTGATTTGGTAAAAGAGTAA